Proteins from a single region of Lasioglossum baleicum chromosome 1, iyLasBale1, whole genome shotgun sequence:
- the Rtcb gene encoding rtcB RNA ligase: protein MVVRQYNEELKYLEKINDNCWRIKKGFQPNMNVEGVFYVNSTLERLMLDELKNSCRPGAIGGFLPGVKQIANVAALPGIVWRSIGLPDVHSGYGFAIGNMAAFDMDDPKSVVSPGGVGFDINCGVRLLRTNLYEKDVLPVKEQLAQSMFDHIPVGVGSKGIIPMNARDLEEALEMGMDWSLREGYIWAEDKEHCEEYGRMLNADSSKVSMRAKKRGLPQLGTLGAGNHYAEIQVVDEIYDKWAACKMGIEEKGQVCVMIHSGSRGFGHQVATDALVQMEKAMKRDNIETNDRQLACAHIKSQEGQDYLKAMAAAANFAWVNRSSMTFLSRQAFAKQFRMSPDDLDMHVIYDVSHNIAKVEEHMVDGKQKTLLVHRKGSTRAFPPHHPLIPVDYQLTGQPVLIGGTMGTCSYVLTGTEQGMKETFGSTCHGAGRALSRAKSRRNIDYMQVLRKLEQQGISIRVASPKLVMEEAPESYKNVTDVVNTCHAAGISRKCIKLRPIAVIKG from the exons ATGGTAGTCAGGCAGTATAACGAAGAATTGAAGTATTTAGAAAAGATAAATGATAATTGTTGGAGGATCAAGAAAGGTTTTCAACCTAATATGAAT GTGGAAGGTGTTTTCTATGTAAACTCAACACTGGAACGTTTAATGTtggatgaattaaaaaattcctgCCGACCCGGTGCAATAGGAGGTTTTCTACCAGGAGTGAAACAAATCGCTAATGTAGCTGCGCTTCCTGGAATTGTCTGGAGATCTATTGGATTGCCAGACGTTCATTCTGGCTATGGTTTTGCCATTGGCAATATGGCAGCATTTGACATGGATGATCCTAAGTCAGTAGTATCCCCTGGTGGTGTAGGATTTGATATTAATTGCGGTGTACGTTTGTTGAGAACCAATCTATACGAGAAGGATGTGTTGCCTGTGAAG GAACAACTGGCACAAAGCATGTTCGATCACATCCCTGTTGGTGTTGGTTCTAAAGGAATCATACCAATGAATGCCAGGGACTTGGAGGAAGCTTTGGAAATGGGCATGGACtggtctctcagagaag GCTACATTTGGGCAGAAGATAAGGAACATTGCGAAGAGTATGGTAGAATGCTGAACGCAGACTCTTCGAAGGTATCCATGAGGGCTAAGAAGCGAGGACTTCCACAG CTGGGAACCTTAGGAGCAGGGAATCACTATGCTGAGATTCAAGTGGTAGATGAAATTTACGACAAATGGGCAGCATGTAAAATGGGGATAGAAGAGAAAGGCCAGGTCTGTGTTATGATTCACTCTGGTAGCAGAGGATTTGGCCATCAAGTTGCCACCG ATGCGCTTGTTCAAATGGAGAAAGCTATGAAGAGAGATAATATTGAAACTAATGATAGGCAGTTAGCTTGTGCTCACATTAAATCTCAAGAAGGTCAAGATTACTTAAAAGCCATGGCGGCAGCTGCCAACTTCGCTTGGGTTAACAGAAGCTCCATGACATTCCTCAGTCGTCAAGCCTTTGCAAAACAGTTCAGAATGTCTCCCGATGATTTAGATATGCATGTTATATACGACGTATCACATAATATTGCGAAGGTGGAGGAACACATGGTCGACGGTAAACAGAAGACGCTTTTAGTTCACAGGAAG GGATCCACGAGAGCGTTCCCACCCCATCATCCCTTGATTCCAGTGGATTATCAACTTACGGGTCAGCCGGTTCTGATTGGTGGTACCATGGGAACTTGCAGTTATGTTCTAACCGGTACTGAACAGGGTATGAAGGAGACCTTCGGCTCGACTTGTCACGGCGCA GGGCGCGCTCTGTCTCGAGCGAAATCACGGAGAAATATAGATTACATGCAAGTCCTACGGAAATTAGAACAGCAGGGAATATCTATAAGAGTCGCTTCACCGAAACTGGTAATGGAGGAAGCACCAGAATCCTATAAAAATGTAACGGACGTTGTAAACACGTGTCATGCAGCAGGCATATCTCGGAAGTGCATAAAGTTACGACCAATTGCAGTCATCAAAGGATAA